A DNA window from Nitratidesulfovibrio sp. contains the following coding sequences:
- a CDS encoding protein phosphatase CheZ: protein MVTQEELLDNVMERVTNNLVVNIRDVLSATIERELTTNLTRALVESEFYRRISDDMRGGLQTIYREISTAAKPGGQEAPDGVQPVQREDADRLFNEASRQLDEILVTTQEATESIMDVVEVQIERQKEAAVLIEAVRAGAGVERALERMVQINAELGEGLVEILTTLGFQDLTGQRIKKIIEALRTIENTVVELYLSTGLLIRAREETPEKDISQIEAETRQVVSELKGPQRGTSQENVDDLLAQLGL from the coding sequence ATGGTCACGCAGGAAGAACTGCTCGACAACGTGATGGAACGCGTGACGAACAACCTCGTCGTGAACATCCGCGACGTGCTTTCCGCCACCATCGAACGGGAACTCACCACCAATCTTACCCGTGCACTGGTGGAAAGCGAATTCTACCGCCGCATCAGCGACGACATGCGCGGGGGCCTGCAAACCATCTACCGCGAAATCTCCACCGCCGCGAAGCCCGGCGGGCAGGAAGCGCCCGATGGCGTGCAACCCGTGCAACGCGAGGATGCCGACCGCCTGTTCAACGAGGCCTCGCGCCAACTGGACGAAATCCTGGTCACCACGCAGGAAGCCACCGAATCGATCATGGACGTGGTCGAGGTGCAGATCGAACGCCAGAAGGAAGCGGCAGTGCTGATAGAGGCCGTCCGCGCCGGAGCGGGCGTGGAACGTGCCCTTGAGCGCATGGTGCAGATCAACGCAGAACTGGGCGAGGGGCTTGTGGAAATCCTGACCACCCTCGGCTTCCAGGACCTGACCGGCCAGCGCATCAAGAAGATCATCGAGGCCCTGCGCACCATCGAAAACACCGTGGTGGAACTCTACCTGTCCACCGGCCTGCTGATTCGCGCGCGTGAGGAAACCCCGGAAAAGGACATCTCGCAGATCGAGGCGGAAACCCGCCAGGTGGTCTCCGAACTGAAGGGGCCGCAACGCGGTACCTCGCAGGAAAACGTGGACGACCTGCTCGCCCAACTGGGCCTGTAG
- a CDS encoding NIL domain-containing protein, translating into MTEQQTKPYRKNIHLTFPPEISGKPIVSDLVRRYDLTVNILKAQITPRKEGYLTLEISGGEDNCLKGIAYLREQDVTVTDVSQRISRDEDSCMHCGMCTAICPTSALAMDIEARVVVFDKDRCTACGLCTRVCPVGAMNVEVENGGL; encoded by the coding sequence ATGACCGAACAACAGACCAAGCCTTACCGCAAGAACATCCACCTCACGTTCCCGCCCGAAATCTCGGGCAAGCCCATCGTGAGCGACCTTGTGCGCAGGTACGACCTTACGGTCAACATCCTGAAGGCCCAGATCACCCCGCGCAAGGAAGGCTACCTGACCCTGGAGATTTCCGGGGGCGAAGACAACTGTCTGAAGGGTATCGCCTACCTGCGCGAGCAGGACGTGACCGTCACCGACGTCTCGCAGCGCATCTCGCGCGACGAGGACAGTTGCATGCACTGCGGCATGTGCACCGCCATCTGTCCCACCTCGGCCCTGGCCATGGACATCGAGGCGCGGGTCGTGGTGTTCGACAAGGATCGTTGCACCGCCTGCGGCCTGTGTACGCGCGTGTGCCCCGTGGGTGCCATGAACGTGGAAGTGGAGAACGGCGGCCTGTAG